The region TGCTCATGCTGGAGAACTCGGTGTATTCGGTCATCACGCCGGAAGGGTGCGCGGCCATCCTGTGGAAGGACGCGAGCCAGCGCGAGCGGGCGGCCGAAGCGCTCAAGCTCACCGCCGACGACCTGCTCCGGCTCAAGCTCATCGACGAAGTCATCCCCGAGCCGGCCGGCGGCGCGCACGTGGACCCCGACGCCACCGGCGAGGCGCTCCGTGAGGCGCTCATCCGCCACATGACCGAGCTGCGCAAGATCCGCCCGGACAAGCTGGTCAAGCGGCGGGCCGAGAAGTACGCCGCCATGGGCGTGGTCAGCGAGACGTGATGCCGCAGACGGTCGAAGTCCGCTTCAAGGGCACCCGCAAAGGCTATTTCACCTGGGCCGACGAGGCCGACCCGCTCCGCCTGCAAGAGGCGGTGGTGGTCGAGGTGGAGCGCGGGAAGGACTACGGGCGCGTCACCGCGGCGGGCGACGTGGCGGCGCGCAAGTGCACCGCGTGCGCGAGCGGCTGCGGCGTCGGCGAGCTCGAGACCAAAGACGAGCCGCCCAAAGCCGTGCTCCGCCGCGCCACGCCGGACGACGCGCGGCAGCACGCCGAGGGGCGCCGGAACGAGGAAGAGGTGCGGCGCAAGGTGATCGAGCGGGTGCGCCACCACCGGCTCGTCATGAAGGTGAGCGACACCGAGTGGCAGTGGGACCGCAACAAGCTCACGATCTACTTCACCGCGGACCAGCGGGTGGACTTCCGGGCGCTGGTGCGCGATCTCGCATCGCTCTTCCGCACCCGCATCGAGCTCCGGCAGATCGGCGTGCGCGACGAGGCGGCGCGGCTCTCCGGCGTGGGCCGCTGCGGCCGGGAGTACTGCTGCTCGACCTGGCTCACCGAACTCTCGCCCATCAACCTGGCGCTCGCTAAGGACCAGCACCTCTCGCTCAATCCCTCGCAGATCTCCGGCGGCTGCGGGCGGCTGCTCTGCTGCCTCAAGTACGAGCATGAGTTCTATGTCGCCGCCCGGAAGCGTTTCCCCAAGGAAGGGAAGACGCTCCGCACGGCGGCCGGGCCGGAGCGCGTGATCGCGGTGGACATCTTTCGCGAACGGGTCTTCCTGAAAGGCGAGGAGCGGGGCGGCCGCATCATCCCTCTGGTGCAGCTTCAGGAGGAGATGCGCGCGCTGGGCGAGGTTCTGCCGACCGCGGAAGCGCGCGCCGCGCAGGCCACGGCGCCTCGACCCGACGCCGGGCCCGGCCGCCGGCCGGGCCGCCGGCGCTCGCGCGGCCGCCGCGGCGGCGACACCCCGGGCGGCGGCGACGATGCGGGCGGCGGCGACGATGCGGGCGGCGCTGGCGACGGCGCCGAGGCCGGTGACTCCGCATGAAGTTCTACCTCACCACGGCGATCGACTACGCCAACGGCGAGCCGCACCTCGGGCACGCGCTGGAGAAAATCGGCGCCGACGCCATTGCGCGGTACCGGCGGCTCCGCGGCGACGCGGTGCACTTCGTCATGGGCATGGACGAGAACGCGCAGAAGGTGACGCAGGCCGCCGAACGGAGCGGCGTGCCGCCCGATGCGTGGGTGGCGCGGCTGGCCGAGCGCTTCGAGGCCGTCTGGCGCCGCCTGCACTGCTCGCACGACGACTGGATCCGCACCACCGAGCCGCGCCACCACCGGGCCACCGTCGCGCTCATCGAGCAGATCCGCGCGCGCAATCCGGACGACCTCTTCGTCGGCGAGTACGAGGGGCTCTACTGCGTCGGCTGCGAGGAGTTCAAGACCGAGGCGCAGATCGTGAACGGGCATTGCGAGGAGCACCCGCAGCTCGAGCTGATCGCCACGCGTGAGCGCAACCACTTTTTCCGCCTGAGCCGCTACCGCGATGCGGTGCTCGACCGGATCCGGTCCGGCGAGTTTGCGGTCGAGCCCGCCATCCGACGCAACGAAGTCGTACGGGTGCTGGAAGACGGCTTGCAGGACATCTCGATCTCCCGCCAGCGCCTTTCGTGGGGGATTCCGTTCCCCGGCGATCCGGAGCAGACGGTCTACGTCTGGTTCGACGCCCTCATCAACTATCTCTCCGCCACCGGATTTCCCGACCCGGGCTACACCCGGCTCTGGCCCGCGGATCTGCACGTGGTCGGCAAGGGCATCACGCGCTTCCATTGCATCATCTGGCCGGCGATGCTGCTTGCGGCCGGCGTGGCGCTTCCGCGAGAAGTGTGGGCCCACGGGTACGTGCAGTGGAGCGGCGTGAAGGTCTCGAAGTCCGCCGGCGGAGCGGTGAGCCTGGACGAGGCCATCGATCGGCACGGCGCGGATGCGCTCCGCTACTTCCTGCTGCGGGAGGTGGGGTTCGAAGCCGACGGCAACTTCACCTGGGAGCGCTTCGACGAGCGGTACACCGCCGACCTCGCTGATGGGTTCGGGAATCTCGTAAGCCGCGCGCTCGCGATGGTCGGGCGGTATCGTGGCGGCGTGGTGCCTGCCGGGGGCGTCGGCACCACGCTCGAAGCGGTGGCCCGCGCAGCCGTGGCGCGGTACACCGAGGCGATGGACCGGCTGGCGCTGAGAGAGGGTGCGGAGGCCGCGTGGGCGCTGGTCGACGCTGCCAATCTTTACATTCAGCAGACGGCCCCATGGACCCTGGCCCGGGAAAACCGGGCCGACGAGCTGGACCAGGCTCTAGCGACTCTTGCGCGTTGCCTGTATCGTCTCGCGGTCCTGGCGAGTCCGTTCATTCCAGGCAAGGCACAGGCGCTCTGGACCGGGCTCGGGCAGGCCGGCGATGCGGCCGCGGCCCCCTGGCGCTCTCTCGAAGATCCGCCGGTGGCGGGCAGGAGCACCAGCAGGCCCGAGGCGCTCTTTCCCAAGCCGGCGCCCGCGTGACACTTAGCTTCGGGTATCTTGACAAGACGGCCGGGCGGGCAAACTTTTGCGCGCCCGGCGTGATGCAACTCACGTCACGAACGGCTGCAGGGCACCAATCTTGAACTGCTGGGGGCTGTCACCCCGTCACAATTCGCCGGTCTTCGGTATCGCGTAACAACTCTCGGCCAGGTGGTGGGTATGGCGAAGCGCCGTTGGACCATCGTGCTCGTGCCGCACGGCGCGGAGCCGTCGAAGATCATCGAGGTGTCGCACGGCGTGCTCCGCGCGATAGCCGCCGGCGGCGTCACGATCGCCGCGTGCGCGCTGCTCGTCGGATACGCCACCGTTTCCCGCAAGATAGATCTCTCCCGCACATCACAGATCGAAGAAGAAAACCTCCGGCTCACCCGCGAGCTGGGCGACATTCACGGCCGGCTGGGCGCGCTCACCGATACGCTCGCCCGCATTTCCCAGCGCGACGTGCACATCCGGATGCTCGCGAGCCTCGACCCGATCGATCCCCAGGTCCTCGCCGCCGGCATCGGCGGCCCCGTCCCGGCCGGCATCCCCGCCGCGAGCCCGTTGCTCCGCCGTACGTCGGAGCTCAGGGTGGACGTGAACGCGCTCATCCGCCGCGCCAACCTGCTCGCCTCGTCCTTCGATGCCGCGGCCGACAGCCTGGCCTCGCACCGCGAGCGCCTGGCCGCGACGCCATCGATCATGCCGACGCAGGGCTGGCTGTCGAGCGCGTTCTCCTCGATGCGGGAGCACCCGATCCTCCACGTGGCGCGACCGCACGAAGGCATCGACGTCTCCGCACCGATGGGTTCTCCCATCGAAGCTCCCGCCGCGGGCACCGTGGTCTCGGAAGGGTACGAGAACGGCTACGGCAATACGCTGGTCATCAATCACGGCTACGGCATCGAGACCCGCTACGCCCACGCATCCCGCATCCTCGTCAAGGTAGGCCAGCACGTCCACCGCGGCGAGCGGATTGCACTCGTGGGGAATACGGGATTGGCCACCGGTCCGCATCTGCATTACGAGGTGCATGTGAATGGGAGACCGGTGAATCCGCTGCGGTACGTGATGCCGGAGAGCGTAGTCACCGACTGAGGGTGAAGGCAGCGAAGGAGCGAGGTAGGCGGTAAGCCGAAGGCGGTAAGGTGCTCGCGGGCCGAGTCCTTACCGCCTTTGCCGTCCTTACCGCCTCGACCGCCCTTCTAAAACTTCACCTGCGGTACCTGCTCCGCGCCCGGAGCCGCTTCGAAATACTCGCGCGGATGCCCTAACCCAAAGACCTTGGCAGTCAGGTTGTAGGGAAACCGCCGGATGTACGCGTTGAAATCGTTGACCGCGGCGTTGTAGTCGGTGCGCGCCACCGCGATCCGGTTTTCCGTTCCCTCCAGCTGATCCTGCAGCGCGCGGAAGTTCTCGCTCGAGCGGAGCTGCGGATAATTCTCCGAGATCGCGAGGAGGCGCCCCAGGCCCGCGGTCAACTGCTGGTTGGCCGCCGACATCTCCGCCACGTTGTCCGACTGGATCGCGCCGGAGAGCCGGGCGCGCGCATTGGCGATCGAGATGAAGACCGTATCCTCCTGCTTGGTGACGCCCTTCACCGTGTTCACCAGGTTCGGGATCAGGTCGGCGCGGCGCTGGAGCTGGGTCTGAATCTGCGCCTGCGCCTGATTCACCCGCTCGTCCAGGCTCTGGATCGTATTGTAGCCGCACCCGGTCACGAGAAGCGCGGCCAGCGCGAGCCATCCCGCGCGCTGAAAGGGAGTGGTACGCTGCGTCACGGCTCAACTCCGGGCTGAAGGTGATCCACGAACTGCGCCGTGCGAGCCACGGCGTCGAGATACGCCTCGAACTCCTGAGCGCTCGCGCGGGGCGAGCGGTCGCCCCGCCGCCGCACCGGGGCGCGCACGCTCTCGGCGTCGAAACCGACGAGCTCGGCCGCGGCGGCAATGAGCGCGTCCGCAGCCGGCGGCACCGGGCGGCCCGCAACCACCAGGGCCGAGCGGAGCAGCAACAGAATGGTGGCGGCGCTTCCGGACGCGAGCGCGCCGAGCGCCGCGGGGTCGCTCGCGTGGGCGACGTACCCCTGGCGCAGGCGGAGCAGCTTGCCGCGAAGCTCGTGCTCCAGGGCGCGGCGCAGGTCCCGCACGTCGAGCGCGAGGCCGGCCACGAGGTCGGGGCCGCGCAGCACCCGGTACGCCGCGCGCATGTCGCTGAGCTCGATCGGGAACGCGTCCGCCGCGCGGGCCCACTCGTCTCGCGAAATGAGAATGGGCGGCGTGCGGCTCACCTTGCGCCAGGCCGCGAACGGCGCGTGCAGCGCGCGGAGCACCGCGGGATCGACCCGCTCGAGCACCAGCATCAGGTTCACGTCGGAGCGGCGCTCGACCCGGTCGCCCCGCGCGGCGGAACCGAACAGCAGCGCGGTATAACCCGCACCGAGCGCCGCGTCGACCTGGGTGAGAAACGCCTCGACTCCCGCCGGCACCGCATCCGCCATCAGAATCGTCCTCCCGATCCGCCGCCACTGAAGCCGCCGCCGCCCCCGAATCCGCCGAACCCGCCGCCGCCGCCGCCGCCCCAGCCTCCGCCGCCGCCCCAGCCGCCGCCGATCCACGGGCCACCCCAATATATGCCGCCCCGCCGCCCGCCCCGGACCGCGCGACCCATCGCGTTCGTGGCCATGATGAACACGAAGAAGATGAGCAGCGGGACCCACCAGGGGAGCCCGCCACCGCCACCGGATTCCGGCGGTGGCTGGAACGCCGTGAGCGCGGAATCGCTGACGCCGTACCCGCGCGCAATGAGCCCGACCAGTGTCTCGACCCCCGCCCGCAGCGCCGCTCCGTACTTCTCCTGGTTGAGCAGCGGGCCCATCACGTCGCGCCGGATGGTGCCCGCGTCGGCGTCGGTGACAATGCCCTCGAGTCCCTGCCCCACTTCGATGCGGATGTGGCCGGTGCCCGCTTTCCCGTTCTGTCGCGGCACCAGGAGCACCACGAGCCCCGCGTTCCGGGTCGAGTCGCCGATTTCGGCCTTGCGCCCGACACCCCACGCGCGCCCGATCGCGAGCGCCACCTCGGCCTCGTCGCGGTCGTCGATGGTCGGGAGCGTGACGACCGCGATCTCGGCACCGGTGGCACCCCGGAGTTTCCTGATCAGATCGTCCATCGCGGACGCGCTCGCGGCGTCGACGATGCCGGCCATGTCGGTGACGTAGCCCGTCGGCTGCGCCGGGAAGAGCCGCGTGACGGCGGGGTTCTGGGCGGTGAGGAGTGCCGCGGCCACGAGTTGAAGCGCCATCCCGCCCGCGATACCTTTGATCAGTGCCACGTCTCTGGTTGCTCCTCGCGCTGGTCCTCGCCGCATGCGACAGACCGCGGGTGGTGTCCGTGCGGGTCTCGATTCCGGGACCCGATTCGATCGAGACGCCCGCCGCGGGCATCGGGCTCGTCGCGCTGCCATACGATCGCGACAGCGTCCTTCGCGCGCTCGAGCAGCAAGCGCAGACGCCGCGGCCAGCCGCCGCCGAAGCGGCGCTCGACACGCTCTTCGACCGCTTTCGCGCGCCTTTTGCCGCGTACGCCCGCGCAGACTACGACGCCAGTCGTCTGCGTGCGTCGCGCCGGCAGCTCAAGACGGAGCTCGATTCACTGCCCCGGAACGCGCCGCGCTACCGCGAACTCTACGAGCGCTTCACCAGCGAGTCCGCGGCGCTCGACTCGGCGGAGCAGCGGGTGGCGGACACGCGAGCCGCGCTCGATCGGGCGCGGCGGGAATTCGTGGCGCGGAGCGACAGCCTGCGCGCCCGTGTGAGGCTGTGGGAAGATAGCACCTACCAGGGGTACGACCGCATCGTGCGCACGATCGCGCAGCAGCGCGGCGCCGAGCCCGTGGCCGACACGACGGGCCCTCGCGGATGGGCCCGTTTTCGATTGGGCGATGGCCACTGGTGGATTTACGCGCGCTCGTGGGACGCGACCGACCCGAACGCCGAATGGTACTGGAACGTGCCGGTCGAGGGCGACACCGTCCTGCTCAACAGCCGCACGGGCAAGCAACGGCCCAAGTACTGATTGGCGGCGGCCGGTCCGCCGACCTCACGATCGCGAGGTGACGAGTGCAACCTGAACGGCCCCTCCGCGCGCGCGCGCGGCTCCTTGGCGCGAGTCTCCTGGTGCTGCTCACGGCGCAAGCGCCGGCGCACCCCACGCCCGCTGCCCCGAAAGCCGACCCGCTCGCCGCGCGGACGCTGGGCGCTGCCACCGCGCCCGTCACCGTCTACGAGATGTCCGACTTCCAGTGTCCCTACTGCCGGCGGCACACGCTCGACGTCTTCCCGGCGATCCGCAAAGCCTACATCGACACGGGCCGCGTCCGCTGGATCTTCATCAACTTTCCCCTCGGCACGATCCACCCGAACGCCGTCGCGGCCGCGGAGTTCGCCATGTGCGGCGCGCGCCAGAACCGCTTCTGGCCGATCCACGATCTCCTCTTCAAGTACCAGAGCGTCTGGGCGCCGCTCAAGGATCCGGCGCCGTTCCTGATTTCTCTCGCCGATTCGGCCGGCGTGCCGAAACAACCGATGCTCCAGTGCCTCACGACGGAAGCCACGCGCTCCGAGATCGAGGCAGATGCCGCGGGTGCCGAGCGCGCCGGCGCCAACAGCACGCCGACGTTCTACATCGAGGGCGGGCTGCTGGTGGGTGCGCAGCCGCTGCAGGTGTGGACCCAGGTGCTCGATTCGATCTACGCGGCCAAGGCGGGAGCCGCGGCCAGGACGGCGAAGTAGACGCGGCGGCGGCGCTCAGACCGCAAGGAGGATATCGTAGAGCGCGTGCGTCCACGCGGCGATCCCGAAGCCGCGGAGCAGGTACAGCGCGCTGAAGAGCACGCCCGCCACGGCGCGAAAGAGAAACGACGGCAATGCGAGCGGGTCGCCGTACGGCCCGATGTAGTGAAAGGCAGAGAAGACGAGCGCCCCGACGATCGTCGCCGCGACGCCAGCGCCCGCCGCGGACCAGCCGAATGCGCGCCGCCCGAGCCAGGCGACCGCCCCCACCACGATCACCCTGAAGAGCAACTCCTCGTAGATCCCAGCACCGAGCGACACCATGAGCTGCGTGGCGAGCCCGAGCCGGTCGAACGGCCCCGCGGCGAGCCGGGTCATACCGTGGAGCAGCAGGCCGGCCAGCGTCCCCGCGACCGCGCCGAATACGAGCGCGTAGCCCAGCGATTCCAGCGCCATACCGGCGAAATAGCGCGCGTCGAGCCCGCCGCCCTTCCGGCGCCAGTCTCGCCACACGAGCGCAGCACCACCCCCGAGGAGCAGCACGCCGAACGCAACGAGACCGTCGCGGCCCCCGAGCGCAACGAAGAGGCTCTTGAGCAACACGTCGGCGCCGTTCCGCACACCGGCCATGGCGCCGTGCGACAGGAACGCTGCGAGCGCCTCGTAGGCGAGCAGCAGCGGCAGCGCGAACAGCAGGCTGTACCGCGGGGCGCGGGTGGCGCGCCAGTACGCGTTCATCGCGCTCCGGCCCTGTTCAGCGGAGAGAGTGGGGGACGTGCCCCGGACGCGGATCGCGCCGCCGGGCACGGGGGCCCGGCGGCGCGATCAGGTTGGCATCGTGACTCGAAACGACGCCGGCTTCGTTCAGATCACCATCCGGCGATCGCTTGCCCTGCTCGAGCCACGGATGCAACTCTCACTAGACAATGGATCACCTCCTTCGTTGCGGTGGAACATAGGGCGGACACCCGAATGGTATCCGGCCCGGCGGCGGGAGGCAAGCAAACGCGGGCCATCTAGCCGACGGCGTTCATCACCGCCTGTCTCAGCTGGTGATCGGTGAACGGCTTCGCCAGAAACCCCTCGACGGCGACGCCCTCGAGCCGCGCCAGCGCTTCCTCCTCACCGTACCCGCTCGTCACCACGATCGGCAGCCGGGGATGCGCCGCCTTGAGTTGCCGGGCGACGTCGGCGCCGCCCATCTCGGGCATCGTGAGGTCGAGCACGATGAGGCGCAGCCGGTCCGCCGACGCATGCGCGAGCGCGAGTGCTTCGCGGCCGTCCACCGCCAGCGCCACCTCGAACCCGGCGCGCTCCAGCGCCGCCCGGCCGATCCGGCGAAGCGCCGGCTCATCGTCGGCGAGGAGGACGACGCCGCCGGAGAGCGGGTTCTGCTCCGGGACCGCCGCGGTGTTGGGTGCCGTCGCGTCCGGCGCGGCCGCCGTTGTCTGCGGCAGCACCACGGTGAACGTGCTTCCCCGCCCCGGGGCTGAGCGGATCGCGATCCCGCCGCCGTGTCCGCGCACGATGCCGAGCGCCGCCGCGAGGCCGAGGCCCCGTCCGGTGAATTTGGTGGTGAAGAACGGATCGAAAATCCGGGCGAGCGTCGCCTGGTCCATTCCGCTCCCCGCGTCTTCGACCTCCAGCCGCACGTACTCGCCCGGCGCAAGCTCGTACGATCGAAAGTCGGCGGCGAGACGCTCGGCATCCAGCGTACACGGGGCGACGCGCACCGTCACCGTCCCCACGCCCTCGCCGATGGCCTCAGCGCCGTTGATCGCGAGGTTCATCACCAGTTGCTGCAACTGGCTCGCGTCGCCCCGCACCGGCGGGCAGGAGTCCGCGAGGTCGAGCCGGAGGGCCACGGTGCGCGGCATCGACGCGCGTATGAGCTGGGTCAATTCGCGCACGAGCGCGCAGAGATCCACCGCCTGCA is a window of Gemmatimonadales bacterium DNA encoding:
- the ricT gene encoding regulatory iron-sulfur-containing complex subunit RicT, giving the protein MPQTVEVRFKGTRKGYFTWADEADPLRLQEAVVVEVERGKDYGRVTAAGDVAARKCTACASGCGVGELETKDEPPKAVLRRATPDDARQHAEGRRNEEEVRRKVIERVRHHRLVMKVSDTEWQWDRNKLTIYFTADQRVDFRALVRDLASLFRTRIELRQIGVRDEAARLSGVGRCGREYCCSTWLTELSPINLALAKDQHLSLNPSQISGGCGRLLCCLKYEHEFYVAARKRFPKEGKTLRTAAGPERVIAVDIFRERVFLKGEERGGRIIPLVQLQEEMRALGEVLPTAEARAAQATAPRPDAGPGRRPGRRRSRGRRGGDTPGGGDDAGGGDDAGGAGDGAEAGDSA
- the metG gene encoding methionine--tRNA ligase is translated as MKFYLTTAIDYANGEPHLGHALEKIGADAIARYRRLRGDAVHFVMGMDENAQKVTQAAERSGVPPDAWVARLAERFEAVWRRLHCSHDDWIRTTEPRHHRATVALIEQIRARNPDDLFVGEYEGLYCVGCEEFKTEAQIVNGHCEEHPQLELIATRERNHFFRLSRYRDAVLDRIRSGEFAVEPAIRRNEVVRVLEDGLQDISISRQRLSWGIPFPGDPEQTVYVWFDALINYLSATGFPDPGYTRLWPADLHVVGKGITRFHCIIWPAMLLAAGVALPREVWAHGYVQWSGVKVSKSAGGAVSLDEAIDRHGADALRYFLLREVGFEADGNFTWERFDERYTADLADGFGNLVSRALAMVGRYRGGVVPAGGVGTTLEAVARAAVARYTEAMDRLALREGAEAAWALVDAANLYIQQTAPWTLARENRADELDQALATLARCLYRLAVLASPFIPGKAQALWTGLGQAGDAAAAPWRSLEDPPVAGRSTSRPEALFPKPAPA
- a CDS encoding M23 family metallopeptidase, translated to MAKRRWTIVLVPHGAEPSKIIEVSHGVLRAIAAGGVTIAACALLVGYATVSRKIDLSRTSQIEEENLRLTRELGDIHGRLGALTDTLARISQRDVHIRMLASLDPIDPQVLAAGIGGPVPAGIPAASPLLRRTSELRVDVNALIRRANLLASSFDAAADSLASHRERLAATPSIMPTQGWLSSAFSSMREHPILHVARPHEGIDVSAPMGSPIEAPAAGTVVSEGYENGYGNTLVINHGYGIETRYAHASRILVKVGQHVHRGERIALVGNTGLATGPHLHYEVHVNGRPVNPLRYVMPESVVTD
- a CDS encoding LemA family protein; its protein translation is MTQRTTPFQRAGWLALAALLVTGCGYNTIQSLDERVNQAQAQIQTQLQRRADLIPNLVNTVKGVTKQEDTVFISIANARARLSGAIQSDNVAEMSAANQQLTAGLGRLLAISENYPQLRSSENFRALQDQLEGTENRIAVARTDYNAAVNDFNAYIRRFPYNLTAKVFGLGHPREYFEAAPGAEQVPQVKF
- a CDS encoding TPM domain-containing protein, encoding MALIKGIAGGMALQLVAAALLTAQNPAVTRLFPAQPTGYVTDMAGIVDAASASAMDDLIRKLRGATGAEIAVVTLPTIDDRDEAEVALAIGRAWGVGRKAEIGDSTRNAGLVVLLVPRQNGKAGTGHIRIEVGQGLEGIVTDADAGTIRRDVMGPLLNQEKYGAALRAGVETLVGLIARGYGVSDSALTAFQPPPESGGGGGLPWWVPLLIFFVFIMATNAMGRAVRGGRRGGIYWGGPWIGGGWGGGGGWGGGGGGGFGGFGGGGGFSGGGSGGRF
- a CDS encoding thioredoxin domain-containing protein — encoded protein: MQPERPLRARARLLGASLLVLLTAQAPAHPTPAAPKADPLAARTLGAATAPVTVYEMSDFQCPYCRRHTLDVFPAIRKAYIDTGRVRWIFINFPLGTIHPNAVAAAEFAMCGARQNRFWPIHDLLFKYQSVWAPLKDPAPFLISLADSAGVPKQPMLQCLTTEATRSEIEADAAGAERAGANSTPTFYIEGGLLVGAQPLQVWTQVLDSIYAAKAGAAARTAK
- a CDS encoding CPBP family intramembrane glutamic endopeptidase yields the protein MNAYWRATRAPRYSLLFALPLLLAYEALAAFLSHGAMAGVRNGADVLLKSLFVALGGRDGLVAFGVLLLGGGAALVWRDWRRKGGGLDARYFAGMALESLGYALVFGAVAGTLAGLLLHGMTRLAAGPFDRLGLATQLMVSLGAGIYEELLFRVIVVGAVAWLGRRAFGWSAAGAGVAATIVGALVFSAFHYIGPYGDPLALPSFLFRAVAGVLFSALYLLRGFGIAAWTHALYDILLAV